The Raphanus sativus cultivar WK10039 chromosome 6, ASM80110v3, whole genome shotgun sequence sequence GATATGTTAAGAAAAACCACCCAAACTTGAGAGCACTATCAGTCCTGCACACAAACAAAAGCAAACCACACTCACTCTCAGCTCCCGTAATATTTCTTCACTCTCTACTAATATATCttgtaagttattttttttttgtttttttaacacaaGCACAGAAACAGAAAGAATTTGAAAAGAATAATCTTAACATGGGATACCTCATGGCACGATAAAGAGGTCTATACCACATAACATACGCTCCAGGAACCCCCGATATGAAATAGATAATAGCTAGAAACCATATGGTTGGACCTACACCCAAAAGGAAACAGAGTCAGCCGATAGAGGCTGTCAATCTACTTTGGCAAAGTGTTCCAAGACTAACCTTCTCCCTTAATCCACGCGGTGGTGACTGCAACAATGTTCCATAACAGGCACACCACAAGACCTGTGgtagaaaattattttgttactaAGAAAATCGACCTCTTTTGCAATGGCAGATGAGGCATACCCAGAAACGATGTGAATGCAACATATTGGATTCTCTGGAGATGGATGGGAATCTCATTCGAAATGTCATGATGGATGAGAGGAAGAAACGGTGGCCAGTTTTTGTCTTCTATCACAATCCCGGCtaccaaaaagaaagaagagcatAACAAAATGTCAGGCAGGTTCCTTAACAAGATAGATAAAACTAAACGAAGATACCCACCCTGTGCTATAGCATCCTCTTTCCGCTTGAGTTCCTGAACagtggtaaaaaaaaaaagaagcaaagcCGTTACTGGAAAGGTTGGGATGGTTGAGGGAGGCAAAATGCAATCAATGGGGTAGATTGATTACCTGCTCTCGCCTCTTCAAATCAGCTTCTTTTGCCTGGAGTTCCTTCTCCTTAGCTTTCAGATCCTACAAGTTGggtaaaaaaaagttattattattatgctaCCTACTGGGGGGAATATGCACTGGCAGTAGAAAATACAAACCTTCCGAGAGTCTAGAGGAATATCAGTGGTGTGCTCATACGCAGCAGGAACAGTTGAAGGATTCTGAGATAAATtacaaatagcaagagcaagtTCAAAGTGGAGATAGTATGATATAAATCTGGTTACAAAACTGAATCACAGCAATTGATTAAACTAGATTCTCCTCCTTCACATAATAACAAGTGAGAAATCAAATTCTTTACCAAAttctacccaaaaaaaaaatactcttaAGAGAATCACATCTCGAAGCCGATAACCATATGTGGATCCCCaattatattgataaaaaaaaagtatttgcaTAAATGTATCAATCAATCGACTATGTTCTTTCCTTGGAGGCAGTAGTAACATTGCGATACCGATCAAAGATGGTTTAATAATAATACATGTACTTAGGCGAATCTAACAAATCAAAGATGATAAAAACGCAGATCTATTACCGCAAAAGGATTAACCTCCCCGCCGTCGTCAAAGGAAGGAGACTGGTAGCTAGACATTGCACCACCGTACTCGGCAGATCCaatctaaagaagaagaaagggtgATCTGATGcgttgcctttttttttttagtttcttctCTCCTAAGTGTCTTTAGGACGTGTTTGGCGCGTCAGAGAAACTGACTCCCAAACCGGTTTACTAAACCAGACAtctatttttttgataaaatattatattttatactaatttttaatttttacaacaGTTACGtagaacacaaaaaaaacaaggtaaacaaaatataaaactaaaaataaaataacaacaaaaaccaaaaaaatggtCACAATCAACCAAAACGTACATCTAAGCAACCTAGAATATCCAACATGTAGAAACATCGATTCCAAACTTAAAGTTTGGACATTTATGTTATCGACACATATCACAAAATCTTGAGTTCTCATCGTCATTGTCGTGAGCATCACCACTCAACACTATCCTCGAAACCTCAAATGCAGATAGAGCCTACAGCTTCCCCGAAGACTAACACAAACACGAAACTATTTCAAACAACAAGTTAGAGTTAGCGGGCAGTTAGAGAAGCCGCCTCCAAGTACATCCTCAAGATTAGATAGCTTCGAGAATCATCTTCCACAGATGCAACAAAGTCTCCAAAACCAATTTTCTATCAAAAAATTTCCATTTTCTAACAattaaaaacacatttaaactAAATACAATTTGAACTCCTTTTTCCAAAGTCAAACACGTTTAGATAGAAAACATGACTCAAACCCATCGATATACACGACCATCATATTATTCAAACATTTGAATTTTCTCAAATTTTGTAGGTTATACTACGAAAATATTAAGTTTGTAGATAAATTTTGTAGGTTTCTCTCAGGAATTGAGATTTCATAATGGTAAATCCATTAATTTAAGTagtatttgaagttttattaatttagttgttagaaaattttaaactacaCTAATGATTATAAGCGAGCATTTGATCAAACACTCAAATATATCTCAAGCgaagaaaataataaagacTTTTCTTTGCACTCATGTTAGTGTCAGTATAATTAGTGTCAAATATATCTCAAGCTTATATAGCATGTGAGCTGGTTGTACAAACCGAACCCATCCATTACTGATCCGTATGGGGCCTTCCATTGTCGATGAAGCATTGGAAGCTATAGTTGTCAGGTTGCCACATtctttctattaatttttttttgtgcttcGAGAAGCTCTCTAACTAAGCATAATCTGCAGCAAAGAGACGTCACTCGGTGGCTTGTCAGTTAACAAAAAGAGAGCAGAAAGAGGTCTTTCTAAACTCAAGGTTCGTATTTCTGGTCCATCAGCCTTAACCTTGTGATGCATTTTGAGAGAACCAATCGTCGAACCGTTATCATTGGACGTGCTTTTGTTGCAGATAgaggttttataaatattgtctGATGGATCAAGTGGAAATGAAATAAGTTTAAGTATCCTGAGGAAGTTAGAGGCAGAGAAAGcccacaaacaaaaacaaaatacaaaagaacAAGAAGCATCATGAACTTGAACTagtcttatttttcttttgtcaacgaACTAGTCATATTTAATCAACTTTGTTTGTAACTTTTAATaggcttgttttttttttttgatcaaaaatgaaGGAAGACCTCTTCGATTGTATATTGCGACTAGAGGATACAGCAAGGCTTCGAAGCGGGTCTTGTGTCGGGTCGGGAAGACGCTCGTCATCTGGGCTCCAGACAGGCGAGCTGCTCGGTTTCTACAAAGGATGCTCTTCCCTCTGGAATACTCCTGCTCTCCTTGTTCACTTGTCTCCTCCTCAACTCCACAAGCATCTCCATGACTTCCAAGCCTTGCTTATCAAGGATGATCTCAGGGTCAAATTCAACATCATACGCTCATCTCTCTCGGCATATCCAAGAAACTATTGGTGTACAAGCAGTGGCGGAGGGAGAAAATTATGTCACAAGGGTCAGATTGATAACACATGAAGGGTCAATGAGCTACATTCATCAGATTTTTCTATTAGAAATGCATGTATTGCAAAAATTCACATGGGTCATATGACCCACATGATACCATGCTAGCTCCGCCACTGTGTACAAGGGATACCCCAACACAAAGAGTACTCTCTTTGTATGTATTGCATTTGtattaagtttttcttttcttttcttttagcttgctttttattggtttatctttttttttttgtctggaCATGTGTGAATGCCAGCTGGCCACATATTTAAAAGTGGTTCATAATATTACAGCTTCTTTCTTTTAGCCGCAATGGAcatgtagtagtagtagtactaGTAGGTAACCAACGCAtctttatttacttatttatttatttgtgtattaGGCTGGAGATGTCGAGGAGTGAAATGCTTGCTTGTAGCAAGGTTTACACTTCTGAAGCACGCAATAAGACATCCCTTGAAGCCATTGAGAGATCTGCAAAGCCTTTCCCACCAGCCGCAGTTGTCAACAAGTTTGAAGATGCTGCTTACCGCAGGGTTGGTCACACTCTTGTAAGAAATTTTaaacttgtaaaaaaaaatagtgttaCTGGGTTTCGAATACATGGCCTTTCTAAGTAGCTTGACACATTTGACCATAGAGTCAAAAAACAATATGATGATGTCAATTTccacataatatatttttcttcttttttggcgGTTGTGTGTTCTCTGTATTGTTATTATCATGACTCTATTGAAATGTGCGgagattaaaataaatgaaaggATAGAATATGATATTAGTTCATATGGTAAGAGACAAAAAGATCAAATCCGATCATTAGtgtttttttctctcaaaaCGATGATTGTGCGAGGGATGCCCTGCCCTTTGCATTATCGTTCTTATAGCTGATCTCTTGCGATTTATACCTTTTGTGTGTTTCCACAGTCCACACTTGCTCAAGTGTATAGCAAATTGGCAATGCATGCAAGTCATTGAACAAATGGGTTAGGTTAATAAATATCTAAAGTTACATGTGGCCTTGTGACTATGTAGTAGTAGTACTAGTTGAGATCTCTGTCCTTGAAATCCGTATCTATAAGTTGTGGTCTATACCatcattttatgatttttgaaaaggaaaatacattatatatataacctctttaaatatGCAGATTGAGTCGTAGATAAAAATGGAGGGTCATTGGTCAAAGGtctatagaagaaaaaaacgtGGATGAGGTGGAGTTTGGTGCGGCTCGTAACTAACTAACATGAATTCTTTAGTTGGCTTTGTAATAATAACTCACGTTACATAAGATGGAGGCCGTAAGGCCAACTCATGATGTAGCATAACATGCCTATACATACATAATaacctttgacaaagacaaatTAAAGTTGGGCCAGCTGTAAAATTCAACAGTTACAACAACTTTCATTGACATTGGAATCATCAAATGTGGATGTCAATGTTAAGCCAGGCTAAACTTAGTAGGTTCCAAAGACGAAAGAGGTCTAAAAGCATTGCATGAGATATATACTTAGTCCAGAAACTCTGCTTCTTAATTTTGGAAACATTACCAAGTTCCTAATTCAAATAAATGAGATTCCCTAAGTCCCTATGTATATATGCCAACTTGGTCCTCGTATTCAGAGCATTAAATACACATACATCaatatactatactaaaagctaAATAAGCTTCATAGATAGAGTGTCCACGTCACTCTTTTAATTCCAACCAATGAGAGCCTTTGCATACATCCACGTCAACACTTCTTTCTCTATGATGGGCCTGAACCGAACTCGGTATCTGGGCTTCGAATTCGCGGTCTGTCTAACAGCCCGTTAGCCCAGAACAATCtcacatcatttttttttctggtaaaaCACATCACTTCTCTTGCGTTAACCCTAAGCGCCGCGTGCGATTGACGAGTCGACTCCtgttcatcttcctcttccttccGTTTCAGAGCCAATCGGCTGTGAATTCAATTGGTGTGGAGATTCTTCTTATGTATGAAATCATGTTCTACCCCGATAGTTTTGTTCATTTTGTATATTAGTTTCTTTCAATTTTTGTGAATCTGCTTCATGTTATATTTCGCTTCATTCTTCAATCAAAAGATAGATCAATGTGTGTTTCCTTCTCTTCTTTTGATTGGCAATTTTGTTTGCCCATGGCTGTTGGAGTACTTTAGATATGGAAGATATAGACTTTCGCTTTTCAATGATTGTGGTGACTGAGCTGCACAGTTGCTATATGTAAAATCAGTTCTTCCTTCCAGTAGGATGCTCACTACCAAGTTATAATCATCAACACTCATGTGCTCTTTCCTCATGATTAAATTCTGTCTATGGTAAGAGATTGCAGCATGTACATTGTTTCAATCTTAAATCTTTGTTGTATCAATCCCTTCACTATCACTGCTGATGATTTGGATCTGTCTGAACAAGACTTTTTGGACAGGTTTATAAGATTCTTCAGTAGAACGATGAAAACATTGCCAAGTTTGATGCTTTTGGTCTGTTTGTATCATAAAAGctgtttctttctttcacaGTATGGCTTATTTGCTTAAAGTTGTTTGTTTGTGTAGCTAATGAGGGCTCCTTGATGGTGTTATAGTCTACTGGAAGCTAGGTGGGAAGCTGATAACAGCTCCTTCTTTACCAGAAGTACAACTCTCTCAATATGTTCCTTCTTTGGAGAAGCTTGCTACTCTGAGCCTACTTCATCATGTAAGTTGCactcatgaaaaagaaaaaattgcacTCATGTTTTTTTAAACGTAGTGTATATATGTCTCCATCTAACCACAAATCTAatgttacaatttttttcagGTGTCTAAGATGTATCAGACGATAAGAATTGAGTTTCTAGCTCAGCTGGTCCCTTTCTTGGACTTCTCAGACGTTGATAAGATATCAGTTGAAGCTGCGAAACAAAATTTTGTGGCCATGAAAGTTGATCATGTGAAGGGTTATGTAACTTTGGAAATCTGGTTAGCCAATTCTGCATTtaagtagtttttttttaactaaaacttttgaaagttttgattgattgattttgaCTTGTGTCATGTTTCAGGGTATTGAGTCTGATGCGTTGAGAGATCCTCTGACCATATTTGCTGAGACTATGAACAAAGTAAGAGCCATGTTATTCCCTGCTTCAAGTAAGCTTGGTGACATAGTAGTAGTACCAACTCTAGGGGAGACTGTTGAAAAGGAGCATAAAAAACTGCTTGCTCGGCAATCAATCATTGAAAAGAGGATGGTAATGTTTCTTTCACGTACGTGTTAAGGCCTTATTCATACTTGAGACAAAGTCTCACTGtgctgtgtttttttttgttttaaaggagCATGAAGAGGAGAATAGAAAGCTTAAAGCTGAAGAGGCGGAACAAAAGAGAC is a genomic window containing:
- the LOC108813641 gene encoding secretory carrier-associated membrane protein 1, yielding MSSYQSPSFDDGGEVNPFANPSTVPAAYEHTTDIPLDSRKDLKAKEKELQAKEADLKRREQELKRKEDAIAQAGIVIEDKNWPPFLPLIHHDISNEIPIHLQRIQYVAFTSFLGLVVCLLWNIVAVTTAWIKGEGPTIWFLAIIYFISGVPGAYVMWYRPLYRAMRTDSALKFGWFFLTYLFHIGFCVFAAVAPPIIFKGKSLTGILPAIDVLSGNILVGIFYFIGFGFFCLESLVSIWVIQQVYMYFRGSGKAAEMKQEATRRAMMAAL